In the genome of Entelurus aequoreus isolate RoL-2023_Sb linkage group LG08, RoL_Eaeq_v1.1, whole genome shotgun sequence, one region contains:
- the LOC133654968 gene encoding zinc finger protein 503-like: MITSPTVSFLRNSTNPAWESYTSLGQRSASRPSAYSAVSPADPSRQAGRLPIKVLKMLTARAGHILHPEYLQPLPSTPVSPIELDAKKSPLALLAQTCSQIGKPDPPASSKLSSVASGGSSDKESKCGPLKISDIGAEDKSSFKPYSKSSDKKESSGDKNSFRVPSATCQPFTPRTGSPSSCASTSPLPCEGKADKEDKESDGGKNTSGESNRNSGNTPDGNQEVTSGSKVVTSDSISVTSASSSVLGSGLVAPVSPYKPGHTVFPLPHAGISYPGSLAGAYAAYPQTFLPHGMTLDHTKSGSQLLSAQFAAANSMGCSKAGTSPLAGASPPSLMSASLCRDPYCLSYHCTSHLSAASSANCAHDSAAAAAALKSGYPLMYSAHPLHGVHASAPSFGGHPLYPYGFVLPNDPLPHVCNWVSANGPCDKRFSSSEELLGHLRTHTAFVGSEKLLSGYPGSSSLANAAAAAAMACHMHMPSNGSPGSPGTLALRGPHHPLGLGSRYHPYSKSPMPGPGAPVPVPAATGPYYSPYALYGQRLTTASALGYQ; encoded by the exons ATGATCACATCGCCCACGGTGTCCTTCCTGAGAAATAGCACCAATCCAGCGTGGGAGAGCTACACCTCCTTGGGGCAGAGAAGCGCCAGTCGTCCGTCCGCCTACAGCGCAGTTTCTCCCGCAGACCCGTCCCGTCAAGCCGGTCGCCTTCCCATCAAGGTCCTGAAAATGCTGACGGCCAGGGCAGGACACATTTTGCACCCGGAATACCTCCAGCCTCTACCGTCCACCCCGGTCAGCCCCATCGAG CTGGACGCCAAGAAAAGTCCACTGGCACTTTTGGCTCAAACATGCTCCCAGATCGGGAAACCGGACCCCCCGGCCTCTTCCAAGCTCTCCTCGGTGGCCTCCGGCGGATCCAGCGACAAGGAGAGCAAGTGCGGCCCGCTGAAGATCAGCGACATCGGCGCCGAGGACAAGTCGAGCTTCAAGCCCTATTCCAAGTCCTCGGACAAGAAGGAGTCTAGCGGCGATAAGAACAGTTTCCGAGTGCCTAGCGCCACCTGCCAGCCGTTCACGCCAAGGACAGGCAGCCCCAGCTCCTGCGCGTCCACCTCCCCGCTGCCTTGCGAGGGAAAAGCGGACAAGGAGGACAAGGAGAGCGATGGCGGTAAAAACACGTCAGGGGAGAGTAACAGGAACAGTGGAAATACCCCCGATGGGAACCAGGAAGTCACGTCCGGATCCAAGGTTGTCACGTCGGATTCCATATCGGTCACTTCCGCGTCCTCCTCGGTGCTCGGCTCCGGGTTGGTGGCACCGGTTTCCCCCTACAAGCCCGGCCACACTGTGTTCCCCCTGCCCCATGCTGGCATTTCCTACCCTGGCAGTTTAGCGGGGGCTTACGCCGCATACCCGCAGACGTTCCTGCCTCACGGAATGACCCTCGACCACACCAAGTCCGGCAGCCAGCTTTTGAGCGCGCAGTTCGCCGCTGCCAACTCGATGGGGTGCAGCAAAGCCGGGACGAGCCCCCTGGCCGGGGCGTCGCCGCCCTCCCTCATGTCCGCCAGCTTGTGCCGGGACCCCTACTGCCTCAGCTACCACTGCACCAGCCACTTGTCCGCGGCGTCCAGCGCCAACTGCGCGCACGACTCCGCTGCGGCCGCCGCCGCGCTCAAATCCGGATACCCGCTCATGTACTCCGCGCACCCGCTTCACGGCGTGCACGCCTCGGCCCCGTCATTTGGCGGACACCCGTTGTATCCGTACGGCTTTGTGCTGCCTAACGACCCGCTGCCGCACGTCTGCAACTGGGTGTCGGCGAACGGACCGTGCGACAAGCGCTTCTCCAGCTCCGAGGAGCTGCTCGGCCACCTGCGGACTCACACGGCCTTTGTCGGCTCGGAGAAGCTTCTCTCCGGCTACCCGGGCTCGTCGTCCCTGGCGAACGCCGCGGCTGCTGCCGCCATGGCCTGCCACATGCACATGCCTTCCAACGGAAGCCCGGGCAGCCCCGGCACGCTGGCTCTGCGGGGGCCTCACCACCCGCTCGGACTGGGAAGCCGCTATCACCCGTACTCCAAGAGCCCCATGCCCGGCCCGGGAGCCCCGGtgccggtgcctgctgccactggACCCTATTACTCTCCATACGCCCTGTACGGACAAAGACTGACCACAGCCTCGGCTTTGGGGTACCAGTAG